One Setaria italica strain Yugu1 chromosome I, Setaria_italica_v2.0, whole genome shotgun sequence DNA window includes the following coding sequences:
- the LOC101781783 gene encoding uncharacterized protein LOC101781783 produces the protein MYNADRRSKAFIDGLHYFLEVAKANKPENGFVCCPCFQCNNRKEYSKDSLGTIHSHLFKYGFMPNYLVWTKHGELGVVMEDGEEEEEDDTIPDWVAGQAFAGTTMGEADEDEFAENDPTDDLGQVIRDAYRDCETEKEAAKLQRMIDDHQKLFYPGCQQGHKKLGTILEFLQWKAKNGVSDKAFQGMLNIVKKILPENNELPSTTYEAKQIICPLGLDVQKIHACPNDCILYRGDEYEKLDACPVCEALRYKIRRDDPGDIEGQSPKKRVPAKVMWYFPIIPRLKRLFRNKANAKLMRWHKEDRKEDEMLRHPSDGAQWRSIDRTFLDFESEARNIRFGLSTDGFNPFGPKQPGNDIDVYLRPLVDDLLQLWKEEGVRVWDEDRQEIFNLRALLFVTINDWPALSNLSGQTNKGYRACTHCLDDTDSMYLKHCKKVVYMGHRRFLPAHHLLRKSGMHFKGAPDHRKKPAHRNEKRVFEMMKDVYVVFGKGLGSQPVPNDDNGHAPMWKKKSIFWKLPYWEILERDNGQHYLRPASYTLSKEEKDSMFECLNSMKVPSGYSSNIKGIINMKQKKFTNLKAHDCHMLMTQLLPVALRGVLPENVRLPLVKLCAFLNAISQKAIDPSKLSKLQNDVVQCLVSFELLFPPSFFNIMTHLLVHLVKEIGILGPVYLHNMWPFERFMAVLKNYVLNRARPEGSIAKGYGTEEVIEFCVDFIDSIDSIGVPTSRHEGRLRGMGTLGRKSSLSNDTDLFDKAHYTVLQQSSFVSPYIEQHRQMLAWLARGPATTIVKFQGYEINGYTFYTRAQDQKSTNQNSGIRIDVMDRNNSKESYYGFIQEIWELEYGPLYIPLFLCNWVKLTAVIKDQYGMTIVDLSKTGYSDDPFVLANDVHQVFYVKDMCSKPKRNPKETWEPKCHIVLPGKRKIVGVEDKTDQSDDYDQFDGMPPFAVEVDPSILLSKKEAPYLRRDHDQGTFVKK, from the exons atgtataatgcagacaggcggagcaaggcgtttattgatggcttgcattattttctcgaagtggcaaaagcgaacaagccagagaatgggttcgtatgttgtccatgcttccaatgcaataacaggaaggagtattcaaaggattccttggggactattcacagccacttgtttaaatacggtttcatgcctaactatttggtttggaccaagcacggtgaactaggggttgtaatggaagatggcgaggaggaggaggaagatgacaccattccggactgggttgcaggccaagcttttgcaggtactacaatgggcgaggctgatgaagatgagtttgcagaaaatgaccctactgatgaccttggtcaggtgatacgagatgcatacagagattgcgaaactgagaaggaagcagcaaagttgcagcgcatgatagatgatcaccaaaaattgttttacccaggttgccagcagggccataaaaaactaggtacgataCTAGAATTtttgcaatggaaggcaaaaaatggtgtgtccgataaggcatttcaggggatgttgaacattgtcaagaagattctccccgagaataatgaattaccgtccacaacatatgaagctaaacagattatttgccctctcggattggatgttcagaagatacacgcatgccctaatgactgtatcctctatcgtggtgatgaatacgagaaattggatgcttgtcccgtctgcgaagccctgcggtataagatcaggcgagatgatcctggtgatatcgaggggcagtctcccaagaagagagttcccgcgaaggtgatgtggtatttccctataataccacgcttgaagcgcttgttcaggaacaaggcgaatgctaagttgatgcgatggcacaaagaagaccgtaaggaagatgagatgctgagacacccctcagatggggcacagtggagatcaattgatagaacattcctagactttgaaagtgaagcaaggaacataaggtttggtttaagcactgatggattcaatccattcg gcccaaaacaacccggcaacgacattgacgtgtatctaaggccgttggttgatgaccttttacagctctggaaggaagaaggtgtacgtgtgtgggatgaggatagacaagagatctttaatctacgagcactgttgttcgtaaccatcaacgattggcctgcattgagtaacctttcaggacagacaaataagggatatcgggcatgcacccactgtttagacgacacagacagcatgtacttgaagcactgtaagaaggtcgtctatatgggtcatcgtcgatttctccctgctcaccacctgctgagaaagagcgggatgcatttcaaaggggcgccagaccatcgtaaaaaacctgcacaccgtaatgaaaagcgtgtgttcgagatgatgaaggatgtatatgtagtcttcggaaagggacttggtagccaacctgttccgaacgacgataacggacatgcacccatgtggaagaaaaagtcaatattttggaagctaccttattgggaaatcctagag agagataatggacagcactacttacgtcctgccagttacactctcagcaaggaagagaaggatagcatgtttgaatgcttgaatagtatgaaggtcccgtctgggtactcctcgaatataaagggaataataaatatgaaacaaaagaagtttacaaatctcaaggctcatgactgccacatgttgatgacccagttgcttccggttgcactgaggggtgttctaccagaaaatgtccggttgccgctcgtaaagctatgcgcgtttctcaatgcgatttcgcagaaggcaatcgatccatccaagctatcaaagctacagaacgatgtggtgcaatgtcttgtcagttttgagttgttatttccaccatccttcttcaatattatgacgcacttactggttcacctagtaaaagagattggtattctcggacctgtatacctgcacaatatgtggcctttcgagaggttcatggcagtcctaaaaaactatgttcttaatcgtgcccgtccagaaggaagcatcgccaagggatatggaacagaggaggtgatcgagttttgtgttgattttattgattcaattgactcgattggggttccaacttcacgccacgaggggaggctccgaggaatgggcacccttggaaggaaatcaagtttgagcaatgatactgatttgttcgacaaggcacactacactgttctacaacagtcatcctttgtgtctccgtatatcgagcagcacaggcagatg cttgcctggttagccaggggacctgctaccacaatcgtcaaattccaaggctatgagataaatggttacacattttacacgagagcccaggaccagaaaagcacgaaccagaatagtggtatCCGCATAGATgtcatggacagaaataatagcaaggagtcgtattatggtttcatacaggagatatgggaactcgaatacggaccgctgtacatccctctatttctttgcaattgggtgaaacTAACTGCCGTCatcaaagatcagtacggaatgacaatagtagatctgagcaagactggatacagtgatgacccattcgtacttgccaatgatgtgcatcaggtgttctatgtgaaggacatgtgcagcaaacccaagaggaatccaaaagagacatgggagccaaagtgccacatagttcttccaggtaaaagaaaaatcgtgggagtcgaggataaaacagaccaatcagatgattatgatcagtttgatggcatgcctccattcgccgttgaagttgatccaagcatcctgctatccaaaaaagaggctccgtacttacgccgcgatcatgatcaaggaactttcgtgaagaag